AGCAGGTTGGCGGCGATCCCGACCCATCCTGCCGTGGACTTGCCCGAGAAGAGGAACAGCAGGTCCTTGACCAGCGCCACCGTGGCGCCGGCCGCGGGGCCGTAGGCGAAGCCGCCCATCAGCACCGGTAAATCGCCGGGATCGTACTTGAGGTACGCCGGAATGAAGGGGAGGAGAGGCGTCAGCTGGATCTCCCACAGCATGAGCAGGAACGCCATGGACGCCAGGAGCGCCAGGCGCACCATGCGACGAACCACCGGCATGCACCCCCTGCGCAGAGCGTGCGGGCGGGCATCAAAAAAGCCCGTCCCGCCCAGCCCTTCGGGGGAACGGACGCAGGTGGACCCGTAGGCTTGCGCGTGGGTCAACGATTTCCCGGTCGAGCGCGTGATCCCGCGCGGCCGCAGGCGTCCCGCACGGGCGACGGCGCCGCGGCCGCGAGCGCACGTCGCGGTCGAACACGGCACCCCCTGCCGGCATCCCCTGGCGCCCCGCCGTCGACCGGGCGCCGCACGCCCCGCGGTCGAACGCCGAACGCCCGCGTGCGGCACGCTCACGGCACCCCGCCGCGGCCACCGCGGCCCACCCCGTCACCGGCAGGGCACAACCGCCAGGTGCGCGCGGCACGGCCGCCCGGCGAGCACGGTAAGGCCGCGCCCGCCTCTTCCGGGAAATCCCGCGTCCCTTCCTTCTCCCATCCGGACTATCACCGTCGGCTCCGGCTTCTCACCGGAATCGGCCGCGCCCTTCACCGCACCGGCACCGGGGAGGCCTGCCTGCCTCGGCCCGGGCATGGGTGCTCCGGGCGCGGTTCGCGGGCTGGTGCGGTCGCGCCAGGACTGGCGCGCCGCCATCACCGCCGGTCGGGACTTCCACCCTGCCCCGAAGGAAGGTCATGGATTGTGGAGGTGAGGACCGTCCGGACGAAAACCCACCTCTAAGATGACTATAACAGATCCGGCAAGACCTGAGATCCGCCAACCCGGGAAATACGGCGGCACCTGGAACGGCCGCAGGTGTCGCCCGCCATGCCCTCGACCTGCCCGCGCTGTTACAAGGCTCCGGTCTGCGGCCCCGCCGTTCCGGGCAGGTTATTGCTGCTGAACCGGGTGAACCGGAACGGACGAACCGGTGGGGTGATCGGGATGGGCTGGGCATTGACGCTGGTGGTGGCCGGGCTGGCGCTCCTGCTGGTAGCGCGGCTGGGGATCTTCGCCCTTACCCTGGGGCTGGGCCTGCTGCCCTTCCTCCTGATCGCCGGCGGCGTCATCTGGGCCGTGTCCACCGTAATGGCCCGCCGGCGGAACGGCACCGGCGGGCCGGCTGACATGGGCTGATGGACATGGGCTGATGCGCCGTCGCGCCCTCGAGGATCGCCTCCCGCGGAGGGATCGCCCCGGCATGCCGGAGGAATCGCTCCCGGCATACCGGGCCGTCGAGGCATCGCCTCCCCGTTACCGTTTCCCCAGCACGTGGATGGCGTGGCCCAGCCCCGCCTCCGCCGCCTCCATCACCGCCTCGCTCAGGGTCGGGTGGGCGTGGACGGTGAGGGCCAGATCCTCCAGGGTGGCGCCCATCTCGATGGCCAGGCCCAGTTCGGCCACCAGGTCGGACGCCTCCGGCCCCACGATGCCCGCCCCCAGGACCACCTTGCTCTCCCGATCGGCCACCAGTTTGACGAACCCGTCCCGCTCGCCCAGGGTCAGGGCCCGGCCGTTGGCCGCGTAGGGGAACCGCCCGACCACCGGGTCGTAGCCCTGCTGGCGCGCCTGTTCCTCCGTCAGCCCCACCGTGGCGATCTCCGGGTCGGTGAAGACGGGCGCCGGCACCGCCACGTAATCGGCCGCCGCGGGCAACCCGGCGATGACCTCCGCCGCCACGATCCCCTCCCGGCTGGCCTTGTGGGCCAGCATGGGACCGGGCACGATGTCGCCGATGGCGAAGATGTTCCGCTGGCTGGTGCGCAGCTGGGCATCGACCTTCACCCGGCCCCGCTCGTCCAGCTCCACGCCCGCCAGCTCCAGTCCCAGGCCATCAGTGTTGGGCCGCCGGCCCACGCTGACCAGGACCGCGTCGGCCACCACGGCCTGTTCTTCCGATCCGGACGAACCCGCCGATCCCGGCGCCCCGGTTCCCGCCGCACCTCGCCCGCCGGGGCGGGCCGGCCCGGCATCGCCGGACACTGCCCCAGCCTTCCCGGCCGCTCCCGCACCGGCCGCTTCCCGCACCGCACCCGCAGCAGCCCCCGCGGCTGCTGCGGGGCTCTCCCCGCGGGGCTCGGGCCTGAACACCACCCGGACCCCCCCGCCGCCGGGCTCCTCCTCCCACCCCAGGACGCGGACGCCGGTGTGGACCTTGACCCCTAGCTGGCGGAGGCGCCGGGCCACCACCTGCACCAGCTCCGGATCGGTGCCGGGGAGCAGCTGGTCAGCCAGCTCCAGCACCGTTACCTCCGACCCTAGCTTGGCAAAGGCGGTGCCCAGCTCGAGGCCGATGTACCCGCCCCCGATCACCACCAGCCGCAGGGGCAGGTGGTCCAGCGCCAGGGCGTCGGAGGAATCCAGGATGCGGACTCCGTCGAAGGCGAAGCCCGGCAGCTCGACGGGCCGCGAGCCCGTGGCCAGGATGCAGTGCTTGAACCGGTAGACCTCGTTGCCCCCGCCGGGGTTCTCCACCAGCACCTGGTTGGGCCCGGTGAAGGTGGCCCGCCCCTTCACCACCGTCACGCCGTTGCCCCTGAGGAGCTGCTCCACGCCGCCCGTCAGCCGCTGGACGACCGACTGCTTCCAGCCCTGCAGCCGGGCAAAGTCCAGCCGCGCCCCCTCGACCACGATGCCCCGCTCCGCCTCCCGGGCCAGCCGGTGATAAGCCTTGGCGGCGTCGATCAGGGCCTTGGAGGGGATGCAGCCCACGTTCAGGCACACCCCGCCCAGGCGGTCTTTCTCCACCAGGGTGACGTCCTTGCCCAGCTGGGCGGCCCGGATGGCAGCCACGTAGCCGCCCGGGCCGCCCCCGATGACCAGGACCTCGGTCTCCGTTGCCACCTCGCCGACGACCATCCCATCCACTCCCGTTCCGCCGAACCTGCGGCCCACGCCCCGCCCACGCTCCGCCGCCCAGCGGGCTCGCCCCATCCTCGTGAACAGGTTCCCGCATAAGGGCGCCTGCGGGATGCGGGCGGGTGCCGTCAGGCCCGCCTCGCCGTCAGGCCATCTCCAGGAACAGCAGGCTCGGCTGCTCCAGGTACTCCTTGATCCGGTTGACGAACCGCACCGCATCGGCCCCGTCGGCCACCCGGTGGTCGAAGCTCAGGGCGAAGTTCGTGATGGTCCGCACCACGATTTCCCCATCCCGCACCACCGGCGTCTCGCGGAACTTGTGCACGCCCAGGATCGCCACCTCGGGGTGGTTGATGATGGGCGTGGACCACACGCCGCCGCCCAGGGCGCCCACGTTGGTGATGGTGAAGGTCGAACCCCGCACGTCGTCCAGGGCGATCCGCCGCGCACGGGCCGCTTCGGTCAAGGCCGCGATCTCCCGGGCCAGCTGGAAGATGCTCTTGCGGTCCACGTCCCGCACCACGGGGACGATGAGGCCCTCATCGGTGGCCGTGGCCACACCGATGTGGTAGTAACCCTTGAGCACGATCTCCTGGCGCTCGTCGTCCAGGCTGGCGTTGAAGACGGGGAACTGCTGCAGGGCCGCCACCACGGCCTTGGCGATGAAGGGCATGTAGGTGAGCTTGATCCCCCGCTGCTCCGCCAGGGGCAGGGCCTTGCGCCGCAGCTCCACCAGTTCGGTGACGTCGACCTCCTCCACGTGGGTCACGTGAGGGGCGGTGTACTTGGACTGGACCATCTTCTCGGCGATGCGCTTGCGCAGGCCCCGCAAGGGTACGCGCTGCTCGCCCCCCGCTGCAACGGCCCACCTGGCGGCCGAACCGGGCGCTGCCGCCGGGGCGGCCGCACCCGCCGTCGCCGCGGCCGCCACCCCCGGCACCCCGGCCGGGATGCCGGCGGCGACACCAGGGGGCGCGGCGGCCAGTCCTGTGGCTGGCACTGCACCTGCTGCCGCAGCCGGTGCTGCGACAGGCGCTGTACCCGCTGCCGCACCCGGGGCCACGGCCGGCGCTGCACCCGGGGCTGCGGGCGGTGCCGCCGCCGTCGCTCCGCCCGCCGTTGTACCAGCCCCAGCCGCAGTAACCGCCGGCGTCCCGGCCGCCCGGGCCGCGGCAAAGGCCCGCACGTCCTCGGCCGTCACCCGGCCCGCCGGGCCCGTCCCGGGGACCAGGCGGATGTCGACCCCCAGCTCGCGGGCCAGGCGGCGGGTTGCCGGGGTGGCCAGGACCCGCCGCGCCTCCGCTGCCGGCCCACCGCCCGGGGCCGCGGCCGCTGGCACCGCGGCCGCAGCCCCGGGCACCGCGGCCAGGCCGGGTGGGGCCGGCGGCGTGACCCCAGGCGAAGCGGCCGGCGCTCCTCCCGGTGCCGCGGCCGGGCCCGGGGCCGTCGTCGCCGGGGGCACCTGGTGCGGTACCACCGGGGACGCCGCCTGGGCCGCAGGGGCCGCGGCAGCAGCCGGCGCCGCCCCGGCCGGTTCGTCCGCCCGGGCTTCCGTGTCGATCACCACGATGACGCTGCCGACCTGGACCACGTCCCCCTCGTTGCCGCGCAGCTCCAGCACCACGCCGGCCACCGGGGACGGGATCTCCACCGTGGCCTTGTCGGTCTGTACCTCCACCAGGGGCTGGTCTTCACGCACCCGGTCCCCCGGCTTGACCAGCCAGCGGACGATCTCCCCTTGGTGGATGCCCTCGCCCACGTCGGGCAACCGGAATTCGTACGCCATCCGCCGCACCTCGCTTTTCCGGGGCCGCCCGTCGCCGTTCCCGGGTCAGGATCTCAGCACCCGCTCCACGGCCCGGATCAGGAGCTCTGCACCCGCTCCACGGCTCGGGTCAGAAGTCCGGGTCAGAAGTTCAGCACCCGCTCCACGCCCCGGATCACCCGTTCCTTGTTGGGCAGGTAGTAGTCTTCCAGGTGGAAGAGGGGCATCGGGGTGTCGAAGCCCGCCACCCGGTACACCGGCGCCTCCAGGTACAGGAGGGCCCGCTCGTTGATCAGGGCCACGATCTCTGCCCCGAAGCCGGCCGTCTTGGGCGCCTCGTGGACCACCAGGGCCCGGCCCGTCTTCTGCACCGCCGCCACGATGGCGTCCACGTCCACGGGGCTCAGGGTCCGCAGGTCGACGATCTCGCACTCAATGCCGCGGCCGGCCAGTTCCTCCGCCGCTTCCTCCACGATCCGCACCATGGCGCCCCAGGTGAAGATGGCGACGTCCCGCCCCTCGCGCACGGTGCGGGCGCGGCCGATGGGCACCGTGTAGGCCTCTTCCGGCACCTCCTGGCGGAAGGCACGGTAGATCCGCTTGGGCTCGAAGAAGATCACCGGGTCGGGGTCGCGGATGGCCGCGATCAAGAGACCCTTGGTGTCGTAGGGGGTGCTCGGGATCACCACCTTGAGCCCCGGCTGGTGGATGTACCAGGCCTCGGGGCTGTCGGAGTGGTGCTCCGGCGCCCGGATGCCGCCGCCCCAGGGCGCGCGGATCACCAGCGGGCAGGTGAACCGCCCGCGGGAGCGGGCGCGGATGCGGGCGGCGTGGTTGACGATCTGGTCAAAGGCCGGAGCCATGAACCCTTCGAACTGGATCTCCGCCACGGGCCGCAGGCCGTAGATGGCCATGCCGATGGCCGTGCCCACGATGCCCGACTCGGCCAGGGGCGTGTCGATCACCCGGTTCTCGCCGAACCGCTGGTAGAGGCCCTCGGTGGCGCGGAAGACGCCGCCGTTGACGCCCACGTCTTCGCCCAGGACCACCACCCGGTCGTCCAGCTCCATCTCGGTGCGCAGGGCGTCGGCCACCGCCTGGACGATGGTCAGCTTGGCCATCACCGCCCACCCCCTTGCTGGCCGTCCCGGCCTGGTGCGGCACCCGGGGCCCCGCCCGCTGCGGTAGCGCCCTGGCCACCGGCCGGGCCATCGGCCGTGCCGCTCCCGCCGGCCGCCGCTCCGCCCGGACCGCCCGCACCCTGACCGGCCGTGCCGCCCTCAGCGAAGCTGCCGCCCGCAGCCCCGGCCTCCCCCAGTTCCGCCAGCAGCTCCCGCCGCTGTTCTTCCAGGTGCCAGGGCAGCTGGGCGTACACGTAATCGAAGATGGCGGCCGGTGAAGCCTTCGGCATGGCCTCCACCGCCTGCACGGCCGCGGCCACCCGCTGCCGGGCTTCCTCGGTCAGGGCCTGATCCTGGGCCTCGTCCAGAAGGCCCCGGGCCATGAGGAAGCGCCGCATGCGGTTCAGGGGATCCCGGCGCCGGCGCCACTCCTCCACCTCTTCCCGCCCGCGGTAGCGGGTGGGGTCGTCGGCGGTGGTGTGGGGTCCGTAGCGGTAGGTCAGCGCCTCGATCAGGGTCGGCCCCTCGCCGGCCCGGGCCCGGTCCAGGGCCTCCTTCGTCACCTTGTACACGGCCAGCACGTCGTTGCCGTCGACCCGGACCCCGGGGAAGCCGTAGGCCACCGCCTTCTGGGCGATGGTCTCCGACGCCGTCTGCCGGTGCAGGGGCACGCTGATGGCGAACTGGTTGTTCTGGCAGAAGAAGACCACCGGCGCCTTGAAGACCCCGGCGAAGTTGCAGCCCTCGTGGAAGTCGCCCTCGGAGGTGGCGCCGTCGCCGAAGTAGACGATGAACGCGCGGCGGTCGCCGCGGATCTTTGCGGCCCAGGCGGCGCCGACGGCGTGGGGGATCTGGGTGGCGATGGGCACCGCCACGGTGAAGACGTTCACCTCCGGCGGAATCTGGTTACCCTCTTCCCGGCCCATCCAGTAGAGCAGCACCTTCTCCATGGGCAGGCCGTGGATCATGGTCACCGCGTGCTCGCGGTAGGATGGGAAGACCCAGTCTTCGGGCTGCAGGGCAAAGGCGCTGCCCACCTGGGCGGCCTCCTGCCCCGCAAGCGGGGCGTACGTCCCCATGCGCCCCTGGCGCTGCAGGTTGAGGCACCGTTCGTCGAAGACCCGGGCCAGGACCATCCACCGGTAGAACTCCACTAGCTTCTCATCGGTGAGATCCGGGGCCGGCTCCCCGACCAGGTTGCCGTCGGGGTCCAGCACCCGGACCAGCTCCAGGGTCTCCTCCCGGAGGTGGTGTAAGCTGCCCACGCCGCTCCCCCCTACTCTGCCTTCCCGGACTCACCGGCTCTTCCTGCGACTTGCAGAGGCTTACAAACGGTCGTTAGATCCGGTCCACCTGAATCAGTTCGTTTACCGGCAAGGGTTCCCTTCCGACGGGAGTTGAGGCCGGCAAAACGGCAATCCGAGCTTGACGAGAACGGCGTGGTTCGAAACACTGAAAGTTAGCGAAGCGAACCGTTAAACCGTATGGCGGGCTCCGGACCATGACTTGCCCCGTCCGGTGCCCGGTCAACGGGCAAGGATGCGCCACCGGGAGGGTGCTCCATGATGCCGCCTGTCACGCCCCAGGAGTGTGCCCGCCTAGTCACCGAAATGGTGCCGCGGGTCATGCGCCTGATCCGGGCGGAGATGCGCCGGCACCAGCCCGGCCGCCTGTCCGTCCCCCAATTCCGCACGTTGGTCTTCCTGGACCGCCACCCGGGGGCGTCCCTTTCCGCCGTGGCGGAGCATCTGGGGGTCTCCCGGCCGACCGCCTCGGCCCTGGTGGGCCGGCTGGTCCAGCGGGGCCTTGTCACCCGGGAAGTGGACCCGGCGGAACGCCGGCGGGTGGTGCTCCGCCTGACCCCGGCGGGCCGGGAGAACCTGGAGGTGGCGCGGCGCCGCACCCAGGCATCCCTCGCCAGCCACCTGGCGGGGTTCAGCCCCGGCGAACTGGCGGTGCTGGCCGAGGGCTTGCGGCTACTGGAACGGCTCTCCGGGGAGGTCGACCAGCCTTGACAGCCCACCACCCTCGTGAGGCCGAAGCCGCCGCCGCGGCCGCCGGGACCGCGGCGGGCGTCCCTGCCGGCGGGCCCCCTGCCGTGGAAACCCGCGGCTTGACCCGCGCCTTCGGCGAGTTCGTCGCCGTGGACCGGGTCGACCTCACCATCCCCGCCGGCTCCATCTTCGGCCTGCTGGGCCCCAACGGCGCCGGCAAGAGCACCACCATCAAGATGCTGACGACCCTGCTTCCCCCCACCGCCGGGACCGCCCGGGTGGCCGGGTTCGACGTGGTCCACCAGGCCGCCGCCGTGCGCCGGCGGGTGGGCTACGTGCCCCAGTTCCTCTCCGCCGACGGCGCCCTGACGGGGTACGAGAACCTGCTGATCTTCGCCAAGCTGTTCGGCATCCCGGCCCGGGAGCGGCAGCGGCGGATCATGGAACTCCTGGAGCTGGTGGGGCTGGAGGGTGCCGCCCACACCCCGGTGCGGCAGTACTCGGGCGGGATGATCCGGCGCCTGGAGATCGTCCAGTCCCTGCTCCACCGGCCGGCGGTGCTCTTCCTGGACGAGCCCACGGTGGGCCTTGACCCCACCGCCCGCCGCGGCGTCTGGGAGCAGGTGCGCCTCCTGCGGGACCGCTTCGGCACCACCGTGGTGCTGACCACCCACTATATGGAAGAGGCCGACGAGCTCTGCGACCTGGTGGCCATCCTCCACCGGGGCCGGGTCGCCGCCGTGGGATCGCCGGCCGAGCTCAAGGTCCAGGTGGGCACCGGCGCCACCCTGGAAGACGTGTTCGTCCAGTTCACCGGCAGCTCGCTGGACACGGGAGGGACCTACCGCGATGTCGCCCGCACCCGCCGCACCGCCCGGCGCCTCTCCTGACGCCCGGGGTGCCCTGGTCCCAAGTCCCGGGGATCCCGGGGGCACCGCCCGCCCCGGCGGCGCTCTCACCACCCCGGGTGGAACCGGCTCCGCCGCCGCCCTGGAGCCCGGGCCGCCGGCCGCGGCGGCCGCGTTCGTCCGGCAAACCCTGGCCATCGTGGAAGCCGAGGTGCGCAAGCTGCGCCACGACCCGGTGGAGCTCATGACCCGGGCCGTCCAGCCGGCCCTGTGGGTGCTGGTCTTCGGGCAGGTGATGGGGCGGCTGCGGGGGATCCCCACCGGCGGCCTGCCGTACCTGGATTTCATGGCCCCGGGCATCCTGGCCCAGAGCACCCTGTTCGTCGCCATCTTCTACGGGATCTCGCTGATCTGGGAGCGGGACCTGGGCATCCTGCACAAGTACATGGCCAGCCCGGCGCCCCGCACGGCCCTGGTGCTGGGCAAGGCCCTGTCGGCGGGGGTCCGGGGCCTGAGCCAGGCGGTGGTGATCTACCTCCTGGCCGCGGCCGCGGGAGTGGCGGTGCGGTACGATCCGGCCGCCCTGGCCGGCGTGCTGGCGGCGGTGGTGCTGGGGGCGGCGGTGTTCTCGACCTTCTCGCTGATCGTGGCCTGCCTGGTGCGGACGCGGGAGCGGTTCATGGGCATCGGGCAGGTGCTCACCATGCCCCTGTTCTTCGCCAGCAACGCCATCTACCCGCTGAGCCTGATGCCGGCCTGGCTGCACGGGGTGGCGCGGGTGAACCCGCTGACCTACCAGGTCGACGCCCTGCGGGCGCTGATGATCCGGGGCGGCGCGGCCCAGTTCGGCCTGGGGTGGGACCTGGGCGCCCTGGCGGTGAACCTGGTGGTCCTGGTGGCCGTGGCCTCCCGCCTCTACCCGCGGGCGGTGACCTGACGGCCGTGAACATGACCTGGTGATGGCCGTGAACATGACCTGGGGACCGTGAACATCCGGGACGGTGAATCGGGAACGTGGCAAGGGCGGAACGAAGCCGGCCGGAGGCCGCCCGCGGCCTTTTGCTGGCCGCCGTGGCCTTCGGCGCCCTTTTGAATCCCCTCAACTCGTCGATGATCGCCGTGGCGCTGCCCGCCATCGCCCGGGACTTCCGGGTGCCCATCGGGCGGCTCACCTGGGTCGTCGCCGCCTTCTACCTGGCCAGCGCGGTGGGCCAGCCGGTCCTGGGCAAGGTGGCCGACCGGCTGGGCCGGCGGCGGGTCTTCTTCACCGGGCTCGTCCTGGTGGCCGCCGCGTCGGCCCTGGCGCCCCACGCCCCGACCCTGGGGGCCCTGGTGGCCGCCCGGGTGCTGCAGGCGCTGGGGAGTTCGGCCCTCTACCCGGCCGGCATGGCTGCGGTCCGCGACGCCTTCACCGGACGAACGGGCCAGGCCCTGGGCATCCTGGCGGTGTTCGCCTCTACCTCGGCGGCCCTGGGCCCGTCCCTGGGCGGCTTCCTGGTCAAGACCGGCGGCTGGCAGGCGCTGTTCTACGTCAACTTCCTGCCCGTGGCCCTCAGCCTGGCGCTGGCGGGCCGGGCCTTTCCGCCCGGCGGAGCAGCCGGCGGCGATCCCGGCGGCACCGGCCCGGGCGGGGTCGCCGGTAGGAAACCCGGCAACGGGGACCCGGGCGGCGTCGCGGGTGGCGGGCCCGGCGCTGCAGGCGCCGGCGAAGCGGCCGGCGGCGGGCCCGGCGCCGCGGGCCTGGGCGGGGTCACCGCCGCCGGAGCCGGGCATGCCAGGCGGCCGCGTTCGTCCGCCGCCCGGGGGGCCCGGGCGGCGGAAGGGGCCGGTGGGCTCGACCTGCCGGGCATGATGCTCTTCGGTGGAACCGTCGTGGCCGGGCTGGTGGCGCTGCTCTCCCTGTCCGAGCCCCGCCCAGCCTGGTGGGCGGTGCCCGTGGCCGTGGCCCTGGGCCTAGCCCTGGCGCGCCGGGAGGGGCGCGTCAAGGCGGCGGGCGGAGAGCCCTTTCTGGACCTGGAGGTGCTGCGCCGCGACCGGGCCCGTAGCGCCGTCTACGGCGCGTGGATCCTCTCCAACCTCGCCTTCTACACCATCTTCTTCGGCATGCCGGCCTATTTCGAGGAGGTCCGCCACCTGGACCCCGGGCAGAGCGGCCTGATGATGCTCTCGGTGGCGGGGTTCAGCAGCGTCGCCTCGCCCCTGGTCGGCCGCTGGGTCGACCGGGCGGGCCACCGGCCGGCGCTGTGGGCGGCGGGACTGTCGCTGCTGGGCGGCGCCCTGGCGCTGCTGGCCCTGGGACCTGCCGCGCCCCTGCCGGCGCTCTTCGCCGTCCTGGCCTTCCTGGGCGCCAGCAACGGCGTGAACAACCTGGCGCTGCAGGCCGCCCTGTACCGGTTCGTCCCCCGGGAGGAAACGGGGGCCGCCTCGGGGCTCTACATGACCTGCCGCTACATCGGCAGCATCCTCTCCAGCAGCCTGCTGGGGATCCTGCTGGGCGGTCCGCTGGGGAGCGCCATGCTGCGGGAGCTGGCCCTGGCGCTGCTGGTGCCGGCCGCGGGCCTCCTGCTCTTCATCCGGTGGATCCCGGCCCGGGCCCGCGCCTACGAGCCCGCCCGCGGGTAGCGGGCGAGTTCCCTCTCCAGCCGGCGCACCACCGCCTTGCCCAGGCGCCGCTCGGCGGCGGCGCGGAATTCCTCCCAGCTGTCGAAGCCGAACTGGTGGGCCACCTGTTCCGCCATGGCCTCCCGGGTCGGGGTCCGGCCGGCGTGCATGGCGAGCTCCGGTTGCCCCTCCGCGCCCTGGAGGAACCGGCCGGGTGCCTGGGTGAACCCGTCGCCGCGAGGAACCAACCTGCCACCCCCCTTTGTCACGGTCCTGTGTCACGGTCCAGCCGCTGGCATGCCGCCCCGCGCCCCCCAATGGAGTGCCCCCGGCCGGCCGCATCTATGACGGGCCGGGGGCACAGGACGGGCCGTCGCACCGCCGCCCGCCGCTCGCATACCGCCGCGGTGCCGGTGACACCTTAGACATCGGCGAAGGGAGGAATCACCGGTGCCGGAATTCAGCGAGGTCTTCCGCCAGCAACTGACCGTCCTGGCCGACAAGGTCCGCACCATGGAGAACCTGGGGATGTCCAACGAGGGCATCACCGGCGTGGTGACGGAGGTCGGCGACTGGCTGGCGCGGGAAGCGGAGCCGCGCAGTGCCGAGCAGCGGCTTTTGAAGGAGATGTGGCAGAACGCCAGCAATCAGGAACAGGCGCAGATCGCCTCGGCTTTGATCAAGCTGGCCGACCACACCGTCGGCCGCAACGTGGCCAAGTAGCCCCCTCCCCTCACCCGCGGGGCCGGTGCCGCCAGGGGCACCGGCCCCGCTGCCGTTGCGACCCGGTGGGCATCATCGAATCGGGCGAGTATCCGGATCCCACGGTGGTGATCCAGAACCGCTGGCAGGGACCCGCCGGGGGCGGACATATGGCGGTCTTTGCCGGTGCCTACCGCGACCGGCCGGAGTGGGGCCTGGTGATCGTCCACTGGTACATTTCCTTGTGCAGTTCAGTGCGCCAGCGGAGTGCACCAGGGCAGCGCGCCCCCACCGGACCGAGGCCGCCCCGGTTCGGCCGTTGCTGCAGCGCCGCCGGCACGACTACACTCGTAGTGCCAGGCCCGTACGCGGGATGCCGGAGCCAGGCCCGGGGAGCGAACCGTCGTGCACCGGTTGCTTTATGTGGCCGTCATGGCCGCCTTCTTCGACCAGTTCTCCCAGATGCCCCTGATCGCCCCCTATACCCACCGGCTAGGGGTCCCGTCTTTCCTGGCGGGACTCATCGTGGGGGCCTATTCCCTAACCAATCTGGCCGGCAACCTGGCCGCCGGCCGCTGGCTGGATGGGGGGCGGCGCAAGGGCATGCTGGTGCTGGGTCTGGCGCTGGCGGCCCTGGGCGCCGGCGCCTACGCCCCGGCGGAAACGGCCGCCCAGCTGGCGCTGGCCCGGCTGGTGCACGGCTTTGGTGCAGGCCTGGTGACGCCGGCGGCCTTCGCTCTCCTGGGGGACCGCAGCGAGAGCACCCACCGGGGACAGGTCATGGCCGGTGCCGGTGCGGCCATCGGCCTGGCTGCGGTGGTGGGCCCGGCTTATGGGGGCCTGCTGGCTCAGCGCCTGGGTCCGGGCTGGGTGTTCGCCACCACCGCAGCGCTGCTGTTCCTGGTGGCCATGGTCGTGGCGCGTTGGGTCCGAGACGAGGAGGTAGCGGCCTTCCACGGGCCCGCCCCCCGGACCGGCCAGGCCGCCGGCGACGGTGACATGGCGGCGTACGGCAACCCGGCCCTGGCCGCCGCTCCGGCCCCGCAGGGTTCATCCCCTTTCCCGGCCCGCTCCCCGGCCCGGGGCAGGCGACCCGCTCCAGAG
This is a stretch of genomic DNA from Thermaerobacter sp. PB12/4term. It encodes these proteins:
- a CDS encoding dihydrolipoyl dehydrogenase, with translation MVVGEVATETEVLVIGGGPGGYVAAIRAAQLGKDVTLVEKDRLGGVCLNVGCIPSKALIDAAKAYHRLAREAERGIVVEGARLDFARLQGWKQSVVQRLTGGVEQLLRGNGVTVVKGRATFTGPNQVLVENPGGGNEVYRFKHCILATGSRPVELPGFAFDGVRILDSSDALALDHLPLRLVVIGGGYIGLELGTAFAKLGSEVTVLELADQLLPGTDPELVQVVARRLRQLGVKVHTGVRVLGWEEEPGGGGVRVVFRPEPRGESPAAAAGAAAGAVREAAGAGAAGKAGAVSGDAGPARPGGRGAAGTGAPGSAGSSGSEEQAVVADAVLVSVGRRPNTDGLGLELAGVELDERGRVKVDAQLRTSQRNIFAIGDIVPGPMLAHKASREGIVAAEVIAGLPAAADYVAVPAPVFTDPEIATVGLTEEQARQQGYDPVVGRFPYAANGRALTLGERDGFVKLVADRESKVVLGAGIVGPEASDLVAELGLAIEMGATLEDLALTVHAHPTLSEAVMEAAEAGLGHAIHVLGKR
- a CDS encoding dihydrolipoamide acetyltransferase family protein; translated protein: MAYEFRLPDVGEGIHQGEIVRWLVKPGDRVREDQPLVEVQTDKATVEIPSPVAGVVLELRGNEGDVVQVGSVIVVIDTEARADEPAGAAPAAAAAPAAQAASPVVPHQVPPATTAPGPAAAPGGAPAASPGVTPPAPPGLAAVPGAAAAVPAAAAPGGGPAAEARRVLATPATRRLARELGVDIRLVPGTGPAGRVTAEDVRAFAAARAAGTPAVTAAGAGTTAGGATAAAPPAAPGAAPAVAPGAAAGTAPVAAPAAAAGAVPATGLAAAPPGVAAGIPAGVPGVAAAATAGAAAPAAAPGSAARWAVAAGGEQRVPLRGLRKRIAEKMVQSKYTAPHVTHVEEVDVTELVELRRKALPLAEQRGIKLTYMPFIAKAVVAALQQFPVFNASLDDERQEIVLKGYYHIGVATATDEGLIVPVVRDVDRKSIFQLAREIAALTEAARARRIALDDVRGSTFTITNVGALGGGVWSTPIINHPEVAILGVHKFRETPVVRDGEIVVRTITNFALSFDHRVADGADAVRFVNRIKEYLEQPSLLFLEMA
- a CDS encoding alpha-ketoacid dehydrogenase subunit beta — translated: MAKLTIVQAVADALRTEMELDDRVVVLGEDVGVNGGVFRATEGLYQRFGENRVIDTPLAESGIVGTAIGMAIYGLRPVAEIQFEGFMAPAFDQIVNHAARIRARSRGRFTCPLVIRAPWGGGIRAPEHHSDSPEAWYIHQPGLKVVIPSTPYDTKGLLIAAIRDPDPVIFFEPKRIYRAFRQEVPEEAYTVPIGRARTVREGRDVAIFTWGAMVRIVEEAAEELAGRGIECEIVDLRTLSPVDVDAIVAAVQKTGRALVVHEAPKTAGFGAEIVALINERALLYLEAPVYRVAGFDTPMPLFHLEDYYLPNKERVIRGVERVLNF
- the pdhA gene encoding pyruvate dehydrogenase (acetyl-transferring) E1 component subunit alpha, with translation MGSLHHLREETLELVRVLDPDGNLVGEPAPDLTDEKLVEFYRWMVLARVFDERCLNLQRQGRMGTYAPLAGQEAAQVGSAFALQPEDWVFPSYREHAVTMIHGLPMEKVLLYWMGREEGNQIPPEVNVFTVAVPIATQIPHAVGAAWAAKIRGDRRAFIVYFGDGATSEGDFHEGCNFAGVFKAPVVFFCQNNQFAISVPLHRQTASETIAQKAVAYGFPGVRVDGNDVLAVYKVTKEALDRARAGEGPTLIEALTYRYGPHTTADDPTRYRGREEVEEWRRRRDPLNRMRRFLMARGLLDEAQDQALTEEARQRVAAAVQAVEAMPKASPAAIFDYVYAQLPWHLEEQRRELLAELGEAGAAGGSFAEGGTAGQGAGGPGGAAAGGSGTADGPAGGQGATAAGGAPGAAPGRDGQQGGGR
- a CDS encoding MarR family winged helix-turn-helix transcriptional regulator, which produces MMPPVTPQECARLVTEMVPRVMRLIRAEMRRHQPGRLSVPQFRTLVFLDRHPGASLSAVAEHLGVSRPTASALVGRLVQRGLVTREVDPAERRRVVLRLTPAGRENLEVARRRTQASLASHLAGFSPGELAVLAEGLRLLERLSGEVDQP
- a CDS encoding ABC transporter ATP-binding protein encodes the protein MTAHHPREAEAAAAAAGTAAGVPAGGPPAVETRGLTRAFGEFVAVDRVDLTIPAGSIFGLLGPNGAGKSTTIKMLTTLLPPTAGTARVAGFDVVHQAAAVRRRVGYVPQFLSADGALTGYENLLIFAKLFGIPARERQRRIMELLELVGLEGAAHTPVRQYSGGMIRRLEIVQSLLHRPAVLFLDEPTVGLDPTARRGVWEQVRLLRDRFGTTVVLTTHYMEEADELCDLVAILHRGRVAAVGSPAELKVQVGTGATLEDVFVQFTGSSLDTGGTYRDVARTRRTARRLS